From the genome of Glycine max cultivar Williams 82 chromosome 2, Glycine_max_v4.0, whole genome shotgun sequence, one region includes:
- the LOC100779851 gene encoding desmethyl-deoxy-podophyllotoxin synthase encodes MEHQLITFLSFLLYSLSFILFLFQILKVGKRSKVKTMNLPPGPWKLPIIGSIHHMIGFLPHHRLRELALKHGPLMHLKLGEVPAIVVSSPEVAKEVMKTYDSIFAQRPHQVGADIMCYGSTDIATAPLGGYWKQLRRICSQELLSNKRVRSYQSIREEEVLNLMRLVDANTRSCVNLSEKVSCMTSAITARATFGEKCKDQEDFISLVKKLLKLVERLFVFDIFPSHKWLHVISGEISKLEELQREYDMIIGNIIRKAEKKTGEVEVDSLLSVLLNIKNHDVLEYPLTIDNIKAVMLNMFGAGTDTSSAVIEWTMSEMLKNPRVMTKAQEEVRRVFGSKGYTNEAALEDLKFLKAVIKETLRLHPPFPLLLPRECRETCEVKGYTIPAGTKVIVNAWAIARDPKYWSEAEKFYPERFMDSPIDYKGSNHELIPFGAGRRICPGISFGVSSVELCLAQLLYYFNWELPNGNKENDLEMTEALGASSRRKTDLVLVPISYNHVPVSYIRP; translated from the exons atggaGCATCAATTGATCACATTCTTGTCCTTTCTTCTATATTCACTAAGTttcatcctttttcttttccagaTTTTGAAAGTGGGAAAGAGATCCAAAGTGAAAACAATGAACCTTCCCCCAGGGCCATGGAAGTTACCTATCATTGGAAGCATACACCACATGATTGGCTTTCTACCCCATCACCGTTTGAGAGAGCTAGCCCTAAAACATGGCCCTCTCATGCACCTAAAACTTGGTGAGGTACCAGCCATTGTGGTTTCTTCTCCAGAAGTTGCCAAAGAAGTGATGAAAACCTATGATTCCATCTTTGCTCAAAGACCCCATCAAGTTGGTGCAGACATCATGTGCTATGGTTCCACTGATATTGCCACTGCACCATTAGGAGGCTATTGGAAGCAGCTTAGAAGAATATGCTCACAAGAGCTTCTTAGCAACAAACGTGTGAGGTCATATCAATcaataagagaagaagaagtgCTGAATTTGATGAGACTTGTTGATGCCAACACTAGATCTTGTGTGAACCTTAGTGAGAAAGTGTCTTGCATGACAAGTGCCATCACTGCTAGGGCAACTTTCGGTGAAAAATGCAAGGACCAAGAAGATTTCATTTCCCTTGTCAAGAAACTTCTGAAACTTGTCGAAcgtttatttgtttttgacaTTTTCCCTTCTCACAAGTGGCTTCATGTGATCAGTGGGGAGATATCTAAACTGGAGGAGTTGCAGAGAGAATATGATATGATCATTGGAAACATCATTAGAAAGGCAGAAAAAAAGACTGGTGAAGTAGAAGTGGATAGTCTCCTCTCTGTTCttctaaatattaaaaatcatgatgTCCTTGAATATCCTTTGACAATCGACAACATCAAAGCTGTAATGTTG AACATGTTTGGTGCTGGAACTGATACATCATCAGCAGTTATAGAATGGACCATGTCAGAGAtgctgaaaaaccctagagtAATGACCAAAGCTCAAGAAGAAGTTAGAAGAGTATTTGGTAGCAAAGGATACACCAACGAAGCAGCACTTGAAGACCTAAAGTTTCTGAAAGCAGTAATCAAAGAAACACTTAGATTGCACCCTCCTttccctcttcttcttccaagaGAATGTAGAGAAACTTGTGAGGTCAAAGGGTACACAATACCTGCTGGGACCAAAGTGATAGTGAATGCATGGGCTATTGCAAGAGACCCTAAGTATTGGTCTGAAGCAGAAAAGTTTTATCCAGAGAGATTCATGGATTCTCCAATTGATTATAAAGGTTCCAATCATGAACTCATACCCTTTGGTGCTGGAAGGAGAATATGTCCTGGCATTTCTTTTGGTGTATCTAGTGTTGAACTTTGTCTTGCACAGCTACTTTACTATTTTAATTGGGAACTGCCAAATGGAAACAAGGAAAACGACTTGGAAATGACTGAAGCTTTGGGGGCCTCTTCAAGAAGGAAAACGGATCTGGTCTTAGTTCCCATTTCTTACAATCATGTTCCTGTTTCATATATAAGACCTTAA
- the LOC100780385 gene encoding protein GRAVITROPIC IN THE LIGHT 1, with protein sequence MSERQKMVPTSTELQPRAPCNLVLFLSAPPTTLPLSDTKPVKPSSNNISEMVYKFAKVCKLKSIGVFSSEIPNLPHLQRSICNETLLSENSSEENRCYDQKVHPHPIEVPAKENACACLEVMRKMFDAVSVLKLAYLQLQQAHIPYDPQKIVAADDLVVAELEKLCKFKREYAQKHCKKVRFNAARSAPLMAEIVAKEALLGKLKSQNSAKDSEILRLWRELQDLEMGNKNLSEKIKQISSEKRRAGVLSVTKFQDVFNAASKSIHDFAKPLISLMKASGWDLDRAASSIENGAVYSKRCDKKYAFEAYIARRMFHGIVLTSYDVSDIMKFGDPFDALMENPHSDFAKFCQAKYLLVVHPKMEESFFGNLDHRTFIMSGKHPRTEFYQLFAKMAKWVWVLLGYAVSIDPEATLFSVSRGSAFSSLFMESVEEEKESAILSDEDEERATHKVQFMIMPGFQIGNMVVKSRVYISKHSSS encoded by the exons ATGTCAGAGAGACAGAAGATGGTGCCAACCAGCACTGAACTCCAACCGAGAGCACCTTGCAACCTTGTACTGTTCCTCTCTGCTCCTCCAACTACACTTCCACTTTCTG ATACTAAGCCTGTGAAACCAAGCTCAAATAATATATCAGAAATGGTGTACAAGTTTGCCAAAGTTTGTAAATTGAAGTCTATTGGGGTGTTCTCTTCCGAAATCCCCAATCTCCCTCACTTGCAAAGATCCATTTGCAATGAGACCCTTCTGAGTGAAAACAGCAGTGAGGAGAACAGATGCTATGACCAAAAAGTGCATCCCCACCCCATTGAAGTTCCTGCCAAAGAGAATGCTTGTGCTTGTTTGGAGGTCATGAGGAAGATGTTTGATGCTGTTTCGGTGTTGAAATTGGCATACCTTCAGCTTCAGCAGGCTCATATCCCTTATGACCCTCAGAAGATTGTTGCAGCTGATGACCTTGTTGTTGCTGAGCTTGAGAAGCTTTGCAAGTTCAAGCGCGAATATGCGCAGAAACACTGCAAGAAAGTGAGGTTCAATGCCGCACGTTCTGCTCCTTTGATGGCTGAAATTGTGGCCAAAGAGGCACTTTTGGGGAAGCTTAAGTCTCAGAACAGTGCCAAAGATTCTGAGATTCTTCGGTTGTGGCGGGAGCTGCAAGATTTGGAGATGGGGAATAAAAATCTGAGCGAGAAGATCAAGCAGATAAGTTCAGAGAAAAGGAGAGCAGGTGTTTTGAGTGTTACTAAGTTTCAGGATGTCTTCAATGCTGCTTCAAAGTCCATTCATGATTTTGCAAAACCGCTGATTAGCTTGATGAAAGCTTCGGGCTGGGACCTTGATAGGGCAGCAAGTTCCATTGAGAATGGTGCTGTTTATTCCAAAAGGTGTGACAAGAAGTATGCTTTTGAGGCCTACATTGCGCGCAGAATGTTTCATGGGATTGTGTTAACCTCTTATGATGTGAGTGATATTATGAAGTTTGGTGACCCTTTTGATGCACTGATGGAAAATCCACATTCAGATTTTGCCAAATTTTGTCAAGCAAAGTACCTTCTTGTTGTGCATCCGAAAATGGAAGAGTCATTCTTTGGCAATTTGGATCACCGAACATTCATAATGAGTGGCAAGCACCCTAGAACCGAGTTCTATCAGTTGTTTGCTAAAATGGCAAAATGGGTTTGGGTTTTACTTGGATATGCTGTGTCAATAGATCCCGAAGCAACCCTGTTTTCGGTGAGTAGAGGAAGTGCGTTCTCCAGCTTGTTCATGGAATCTGTTGAGGAAGAAAAGGAGAGTGCAATTCTttcagatgaagatgaagaaagaGCGACACACAAAGTTCAGTTTATGATCATGCCCGGGTTTCAAATTGGAAATATGGTGGTGAAGTCTCGAGTTTATATCTCGAAACATTCTTCAAGCTAA
- the LOC102659778 gene encoding transcription repressor OFP17, with protein MKGKALGVFKSKLLKPCKKLLLFFRLKPKKYLFIRALKFRAHKSTFPKAFPRKPTIMSSLLQSVFRSPKKSKHADTLQGLKSPSNVHETPFFPSPLTPACVMAHGAEKMEASRQEVEDACRSFENYLVEMIVEEGKTRDLMDVEELLYCWKNLRCPVFIDLVSRFYGELCKDLFSPDSEEGDSSK; from the coding sequence ATGAAAGGGAAAGCATTGGGTGTCTTTAAATCCAAGCTTCTCAAGCCATGcaaaaaactattattatttttcagacTTAAACCCaagaaatatttgtttataagaGCTCTCAAGTTCCGTGCTCACAAGTCCACATTCCCTAAGGCCTTCCCAAGAAAACCAACTATAATGTCTTCCTTGTTGCAATCCGTGTTTCGTTCACCCAAGAAATCTAAGCACGCGGACACATTGCAAGGACTCAAGAGTCCCTCCAATGTGCATGAAACTCCGTTCTTTCCTTCGCCACTTACCCCGGCTTGTGTGATGGCTCACGGGGCAGAGAAGATGGAGGCTTCGAGGCAGGAGGTAGAAGATGCATGCAGGAGTTTTGAGAACTATTTGGTGGAGATGATTGTGGAAGAAGGGAAGACCAGGGACTTGATGGATGTGGAGGAACTTCTATATTGTTGGAAGAACCTTAGGTGTCCTGTGTTCATTGATTTAGTTAGTAGATTTTATGGAGAGCTTTGTAAGGACTTGTTTTCTCCGGATAGTGAGGAAGGTGACAGTTCCAAGTGA